From the genome of Hyperolius riggenbachi isolate aHypRig1 chromosome 9, aHypRig1.pri, whole genome shotgun sequence, one region includes:
- the GPR68 gene encoding ovarian cancer G-protein coupled receptor 1, protein MQNGTDEESNITYCSIDHTIHQTLFPVVYVIVFVIGLPANCLSLYYGYIQIKAKSELGIYLVNLTLADLLYIFSLPFWLQYVLQHDNWTYNEVMCKICGILLYENIYISIAFLCCISVDRYLAVVHPFRFHKLRTMKTALLVSIAIWVKELLTSYIFFEHGEVSKDPESHIVCFEHYPIKTWEHSINYYRFFAGFLFPIFLLLFSYCRIFKVVRNSQGTQTRKKLQIKKLVLSTVVIFLVCFGPYHILVVVRSLFEKNCDFASKIFNVYHFSLLLTTFNCVSDPALYCFASENTYKDFLRFKNSCVACMSCLRVGAKDSYEMNFTEASNAEAGRVKPVTAETETSILCKQMVARVENGIEETPTDSV, encoded by the coding sequence ATGCAGAACGGGACAGATGAGGAAAGCAACATCACGTATTGCTCCATCGACCACACCATACACCAGACCCTCTTTCCGGTCGTGTACGTGATTGTGTTTGTCATCGGTCTGCCCGCCAACTGTTTGTCTTTGTACTATGGTTACATACAGATCAAAGCCAAGAGCGAGCTGGGAATATATCTGGTCAACCTAACCCTGGCTGATCTTCTCTACATCTTCTCTTTGCCTTTCTGGCTCCAATATGTCCTCCAGCATGACAACTGGACCTACAATGAGGTCATGTGCAAGATCTGTGGAATTCTTCTTTATGAGAACATCTACATCAGCATTGCCTTCTTGTGCTGCATCTCCGTTGACCGATACCTCGCTGTGGTCCATCCTTTCAGGTTCCATAAACTCAGGACGATGAAAACCGCTCTTCTGGTCAGCATTGCCATTTGGGTAAAGGAGCTACTGACCAGCTATATCTTCTTTGAGCATGGAGAGGTCAGCAAAGACCCAGAGAGCCACATAGTCTGTTTTGAACATTACCCCATCAAAACCTGGGAGCACAGTATTAACTATTACCGCTTCTTTGCCGGGTTCCTCTTCCCCATCTTCTTGCTTTTGTTTTCTTACTGTAGGATTTTTAAAGTGGTCCGAAACAGCCAAGGaacgcagaccaggaagaagcttCAAATCAAGAAGCTggtcctcagtacagtggtgaTCTTCTTGGTGTGTTTTGGTCCATACCACATCCTGGTGGTCGTCCGAAGCTTGTTTGAGAAAAACTGTGACTTTGCTTCGAAAATATTCAACGTCTACCACTTCTCCTTACTTCTCACCACCTTTAATTGTGTGTCGGACCCGGCGTTGTACTGTTTCGCCAGCGAAAACACCTACAAAGACTTTCTGAGGTTCAAAAACTCATGTGTGGCTTGCATGAGTTGTCTGAGGGTCGGAGCAAAGGACTCTTATGAAATGAATTTTACGGAAGCATCTAACGCAGAGGCTGGAAGAGTCAAACCCGTGACTGCAGAGACAGAGACTTCCATCCTGTGCAAACAAATGGTAGCTAGAGTTGAAAACGGAATTGAGgaaactcccacagacagtgtatAG